One window of Channa argus isolate prfri chromosome 4, Channa argus male v1.0, whole genome shotgun sequence genomic DNA carries:
- the mlpha gene encoding melanophilin a isoform X2, with product MVSCSVRSNGIMERKLDLSRLTDEEAKHIWEVIQRDFSLRKKEEQRLGELKTKIEKEDTKRELLGSQSQLTDSLCIRCLQPFKFLVNSKRQCLDCHMYTCKSCSRYNKKERGWVCDNCRMTRVLKIGTLGWYHDNIRNRFKRFGSAKVMRSLYKRLNGDGGRDDDTQSMPDVRSYMYNGAEEDHGEAEAQRYKVMRKSKRLLSVHPTDFESEDYLPHSRRASVQQMQEDRHYRNDVDYDGNNHRMNRRKSLDRYATRADDYGENRMVRTRSLSKISSSVARQQYVDTSDEDEYQRYTPMYQQPSYRRKNSRASSQENVGQAPPINELNKRMSAIETLLNRLEEKITPADLASAQSEQNEEEKLRRKLSELAGNLSDKGQSSDDETGKKPFSLGKGPAKVRGSPAVTVDSVKAKELSSSSDEMPTEAQKVYITAGQSYHLEAKLRKLEQSAKNRFGGTTDSELSELEDVVALTAARVQSAESEVSDIESKIAVLSAAGSKKKVVGSHQKKKAPQDLSKTSNGAHWKSNLY from the exons TGAACTGAAGACAAAGATTGAGAAGGAGGACACGAAGCGAGAGCTGTTGGGTTCCCAGAGCCAACTGACCGACTCGCTGTGTATCCGCTGCCTGCAGCCCTTCAAGTTCCTGGTCAACAGCAAACGTCAGTGTCTGGACTGTCACATGTACACCTGCAAGTCCTGCAGCCGTTACAACAAAAAGGAGCGTGGCTGGGTGTGTGACAACTGCCGCATGACCAG GGTTTTGAAGATTGGGACTCTGGGTTGGTATCATGATAACATCAGAAACCGGTTCAAACGCTTTGGCAGCGCCAAGGTCATGAGGTCACTCTACAAGAGGCTGAACGGAGATG GAGGTCGAGATGATGACACTCAGAGTATGCCGGACGTCCGCAGCT ACATGTATAACGGTGCTGAGGAGGACCACGGAGAGGCCGAGGCCCAGCGCTACAAAgtg ATGAGGAAGAGTAAACGTCTGCTGTCAGTTCATCCCACTGACTTTGAGTCAGAGGATTATTTACCTCATTCCCGACGAGCGTCAGTACAG CAGATGCAGGAGGACCGGCATTACAGGAACGACGTGGATTACGATGGGAACAACCACCGAATGAACCGCAGGAAGAGTCTGGACCGGTATGCCACTAGAGCTG ATGACTATGGGGAGAACAGGATGGTCCGGACTCGCTCCCTGTCTAAGATCAGCTCCTCTGTGGCTCGGCAGCAGTACGTCGACACCTCAGACGAGGACGAGTACCAGAGGTACACCCCAATGTACCAACAGCCCTCATACCGCCGCAAAAACAGCAGAGCCTCCTCCCAGGAGAACGTGGGACAGGCCCCACCT ATAAACGAGCTGAACAAACGCATGTCGGCCATCGAGACTCTACTAAATCGCCTGGAAGAGAAGATAACTCCCGCTGACCTG GCATCAGCTCAGTCAGAACAGAATGAAGAGGAGAAGCTGAGGAGGAAGCTGAGTGAGCTCGCAGGAAACCTGAGCGATAAGGGCCAGTCATCGGACGACGAGACCGGGAAGAAGCCCTTCTCTCTGGGTAAAGGTCCGGCCAAAGTCAGGGGGTCTCCGGCTGTCACCGTGGACTCTGTGAAGGCCAAAGAACTGAGCTCGTCCAGCGACGAGATGCCCACTGAGGCTCAGAAG GTGTACATTACGGCCGGTCAGTCGTACCACTTGGAGGCAAAGCTTCGAAAACTGGAGCAGAGCGCCAAGAATCGGTTTGGAGGGACGACGGACTCAGAGCTGTCAGAGCTAGAGGACGTGGTGGCCCTGACCGCTGCCAGAGTGCAGAGTGCTGAGAGCGAG GTTTCGGACATCGAGAGTAAAATAGCTGTTCTGAGTGCTGCAGGATCTAAGAAGAAG GTTGTTGGATCCCACCAGAAGAAAAAAGCACCACAGGACCTCTCAA AAACTTCCAACGGAGCCCATTGGAAATCCAACTTGTACTGA
- the mlpha gene encoding melanophilin a isoform X3, with protein sequence MERKLDLSRLTDEEAKHIWEVIQRDFSLRKKEEQRLGELKTKIEKEDTKRELLGSQSQLTDSLCIRCLQPFKFLVNSKRQCLDCHMYTCKSCSRYNKKERGWVCDNCRMTRVLKIGTLGWYHDNIRNRFKRFGSAKVMRSLYKRLNGDGMSGGRDDDTQSMPDVRSYMYNGAEEDHGEAEAQRYKVMRKSKRLLSVHPTDFESEDYLPHSRRASVQQMQEDRHYRNDVDYDGNNHRMNRRKSLDRYATRADDYGENRMVRTRSLSKISSSVARQQYVDTSDEDEYQRYTPMYQQPSYRRKNSRASSQENVGQAPPINELNKRMSAIETLLNRLEEKITPADLASAQSEQNEEEKLRRKLSELAGNLSDKGQSSDDETGKKPFSLGKGPAKVRGSPAVTVDSVKAKELSSSSDEMPTEAQKVYITAGQSYHLEAKLRKLEQSAKNRFGGTTDSELSELEDVVALTAARVQSAESEVSDIESKIAVLSAAGSKKKVVGSHQKKKAPQDLSKTSNGAHWKSNLY encoded by the exons TGAACTGAAGACAAAGATTGAGAAGGAGGACACGAAGCGAGAGCTGTTGGGTTCCCAGAGCCAACTGACCGACTCGCTGTGTATCCGCTGCCTGCAGCCCTTCAAGTTCCTGGTCAACAGCAAACGTCAGTGTCTGGACTGTCACATGTACACCTGCAAGTCCTGCAGCCGTTACAACAAAAAGGAGCGTGGCTGGGTGTGTGACAACTGCCGCATGACCAG GGTTTTGAAGATTGGGACTCTGGGTTGGTATCATGATAACATCAGAAACCGGTTCAAACGCTTTGGCAGCGCCAAGGTCATGAGGTCACTCTACAAGAGGCTGAACGGAGATGGTATGTCAG GAGGTCGAGATGATGACACTCAGAGTATGCCGGACGTCCGCAGCT ACATGTATAACGGTGCTGAGGAGGACCACGGAGAGGCCGAGGCCCAGCGCTACAAAgtg ATGAGGAAGAGTAAACGTCTGCTGTCAGTTCATCCCACTGACTTTGAGTCAGAGGATTATTTACCTCATTCCCGACGAGCGTCAGTACAG CAGATGCAGGAGGACCGGCATTACAGGAACGACGTGGATTACGATGGGAACAACCACCGAATGAACCGCAGGAAGAGTCTGGACCGGTATGCCACTAGAGCTG ATGACTATGGGGAGAACAGGATGGTCCGGACTCGCTCCCTGTCTAAGATCAGCTCCTCTGTGGCTCGGCAGCAGTACGTCGACACCTCAGACGAGGACGAGTACCAGAGGTACACCCCAATGTACCAACAGCCCTCATACCGCCGCAAAAACAGCAGAGCCTCCTCCCAGGAGAACGTGGGACAGGCCCCACCT ATAAACGAGCTGAACAAACGCATGTCGGCCATCGAGACTCTACTAAATCGCCTGGAAGAGAAGATAACTCCCGCTGACCTG GCATCAGCTCAGTCAGAACAGAATGAAGAGGAGAAGCTGAGGAGGAAGCTGAGTGAGCTCGCAGGAAACCTGAGCGATAAGGGCCAGTCATCGGACGACGAGACCGGGAAGAAGCCCTTCTCTCTGGGTAAAGGTCCGGCCAAAGTCAGGGGGTCTCCGGCTGTCACCGTGGACTCTGTGAAGGCCAAAGAACTGAGCTCGTCCAGCGACGAGATGCCCACTGAGGCTCAGAAG GTGTACATTACGGCCGGTCAGTCGTACCACTTGGAGGCAAAGCTTCGAAAACTGGAGCAGAGCGCCAAGAATCGGTTTGGAGGGACGACGGACTCAGAGCTGTCAGAGCTAGAGGACGTGGTGGCCCTGACCGCTGCCAGAGTGCAGAGTGCTGAGAGCGAG GTTTCGGACATCGAGAGTAAAATAGCTGTTCTGAGTGCTGCAGGATCTAAGAAGAAG GTTGTTGGATCCCACCAGAAGAAAAAAGCACCACAGGACCTCTCAA AAACTTCCAACGGAGCCCATTGGAAATCCAACTTGTACTGA
- the mlpha gene encoding melanophilin a isoform X1, which produces MVSCSVRSNGIMERKLDLSRLTDEEAKHIWEVIQRDFSLRKKEEQRLGELKTKIEKEDTKRELLGSQSQLTDSLCIRCLQPFKFLVNSKRQCLDCHMYTCKSCSRYNKKERGWVCDNCRMTRVLKIGTLGWYHDNIRNRFKRFGSAKVMRSLYKRLNGDGMSGGRDDDTQSMPDVRSYMYNGAEEDHGEAEAQRYKVMRKSKRLLSVHPTDFESEDYLPHSRRASVQQMQEDRHYRNDVDYDGNNHRMNRRKSLDRYATRADDYGENRMVRTRSLSKISSSVARQQYVDTSDEDEYQRYTPMYQQPSYRRKNSRASSQENVGQAPPINELNKRMSAIETLLNRLEEKITPADLASAQSEQNEEEKLRRKLSELAGNLSDKGQSSDDETGKKPFSLGKGPAKVRGSPAVTVDSVKAKELSSSSDEMPTEAQKVYITAGQSYHLEAKLRKLEQSAKNRFGGTTDSELSELEDVVALTAARVQSAESEVSDIESKIAVLSAAGSKKKVVGSHQKKKAPQDLSKTSNGAHWKSNLY; this is translated from the exons TGAACTGAAGACAAAGATTGAGAAGGAGGACACGAAGCGAGAGCTGTTGGGTTCCCAGAGCCAACTGACCGACTCGCTGTGTATCCGCTGCCTGCAGCCCTTCAAGTTCCTGGTCAACAGCAAACGTCAGTGTCTGGACTGTCACATGTACACCTGCAAGTCCTGCAGCCGTTACAACAAAAAGGAGCGTGGCTGGGTGTGTGACAACTGCCGCATGACCAG GGTTTTGAAGATTGGGACTCTGGGTTGGTATCATGATAACATCAGAAACCGGTTCAAACGCTTTGGCAGCGCCAAGGTCATGAGGTCACTCTACAAGAGGCTGAACGGAGATGGTATGTCAG GAGGTCGAGATGATGACACTCAGAGTATGCCGGACGTCCGCAGCT ACATGTATAACGGTGCTGAGGAGGACCACGGAGAGGCCGAGGCCCAGCGCTACAAAgtg ATGAGGAAGAGTAAACGTCTGCTGTCAGTTCATCCCACTGACTTTGAGTCAGAGGATTATTTACCTCATTCCCGACGAGCGTCAGTACAG CAGATGCAGGAGGACCGGCATTACAGGAACGACGTGGATTACGATGGGAACAACCACCGAATGAACCGCAGGAAGAGTCTGGACCGGTATGCCACTAGAGCTG ATGACTATGGGGAGAACAGGATGGTCCGGACTCGCTCCCTGTCTAAGATCAGCTCCTCTGTGGCTCGGCAGCAGTACGTCGACACCTCAGACGAGGACGAGTACCAGAGGTACACCCCAATGTACCAACAGCCCTCATACCGCCGCAAAAACAGCAGAGCCTCCTCCCAGGAGAACGTGGGACAGGCCCCACCT ATAAACGAGCTGAACAAACGCATGTCGGCCATCGAGACTCTACTAAATCGCCTGGAAGAGAAGATAACTCCCGCTGACCTG GCATCAGCTCAGTCAGAACAGAATGAAGAGGAGAAGCTGAGGAGGAAGCTGAGTGAGCTCGCAGGAAACCTGAGCGATAAGGGCCAGTCATCGGACGACGAGACCGGGAAGAAGCCCTTCTCTCTGGGTAAAGGTCCGGCCAAAGTCAGGGGGTCTCCGGCTGTCACCGTGGACTCTGTGAAGGCCAAAGAACTGAGCTCGTCCAGCGACGAGATGCCCACTGAGGCTCAGAAG GTGTACATTACGGCCGGTCAGTCGTACCACTTGGAGGCAAAGCTTCGAAAACTGGAGCAGAGCGCCAAGAATCGGTTTGGAGGGACGACGGACTCAGAGCTGTCAGAGCTAGAGGACGTGGTGGCCCTGACCGCTGCCAGAGTGCAGAGTGCTGAGAGCGAG GTTTCGGACATCGAGAGTAAAATAGCTGTTCTGAGTGCTGCAGGATCTAAGAAGAAG GTTGTTGGATCCCACCAGAAGAAAAAAGCACCACAGGACCTCTCAA AAACTTCCAACGGAGCCCATTGGAAATCCAACTTGTACTGA